The Meriones unguiculatus strain TT.TT164.6M chromosome 1, Bangor_MerUng_6.1, whole genome shotgun sequence genome has a segment encoding these proteins:
- the LOC110544311 gene encoding LOW QUALITY PROTEIN: igE-binding protein-like (The sequence of the model RefSeq protein was modified relative to this genomic sequence to represent the inferred CDS: inserted 1 base in 1 codon; deleted 1 base in 1 codon), translating to MGSMQSVVTTLEAVLKQRDIKIAHRTLKNFVKEVDRVAPWYACSGSLTVASWNKLGEDLDCHLANNDLRLGTKAIWKLVKNCLEDDNCKRAVDEGQVALEEVQDSMSETELSERLGARKKKDTHKNKKAKDPPKKGVQPPKESSPPFNPLEERPHGLYPVKELKALNLDSSESSSPGTSDAETLDSEEEAELDEEAAKYEEERYYPDEREINKKHPRTSHPRTVPTAPPPYEARSPNFSFVPDKVRKKIQMTFPVFETENGGRVHAPVDYNQLKELAESVRKYGVNANFTLVQLDRLANNALTPVGWPMVAKAALPNMGQYMEWRXLWFEATQTQARANAYALTPEQRDWTFDLLTGQGRFTADQTNYHWGAYVQISQTAIKAWKALSRKGEANRQLTKIVQGPQESFSDFVARMTEAAGRIFGDIEQVEPFIEQLIFEQAIQECRAAIAPRKNKGLQDWLRVCRDLGGPLTNVGLAAAILQSQKRPAGKTNQRTCYNCGKPRHFKKDCKNSNRRGETPTLCNRCGKGYHKASQCHSVRDVQGRLLPPINNQTTDNNQAADAPKNGPSGPQSQGPQRYGNQFVRTQGGNRDTAQDTPQEWTCMLTPTSY from the exons ATGGGATCCATGCAATCGGTTGTAACCACACTCGAGGCAGTCTTAAAACAACGGGACATTAAGATAGCACACAGAACCCTTAAGAACTTTGTAAAAGAGGTGGATCGGGTGGCTCCCTGGTACGCATGTTCAGGGTCCCTCACAGTTGCATCATGGAATAAGTTAGGCGAAGATCTTGATTGCCACCTAGCGAACAATGACTTGAGATTGGGCACTAAGGCAATCTGGAAACTTGTTAAGAACTGCTTAGAAGATGATAATTGCAAAAGGGCGGTTGATGAAGGACAGGTCGCCCTCGAGGAAGTTCaggacagcatgtcagaaactgAACTCAGTGAGAGGTTGGGTGCGCGCAAGAAAAAGGatacccataaaaacaaaaaagctaaggACCCTCCAAAAAAAGGAGTGCAACCCCCTAAAGAGTCCAGCCCCCCGTTTAATCCTCTAGAGGAAAGACCACATGGACTCTATCCTGTAAAGGAGCTAAAAGCACTGAACCTCGACAGTTCTGAGAGCTCCAGCCCCGGTACCTCTGATGCAGAGACTCTTGATTCAGAGGAGGAGGCTGAACTAGATGAAGAAGCGGCCAAATATGAggaggagagatactatccagATGAGCGAGAGATAAATAAAAAACACCCTCGCACCTCCCATCCTCGAACAGTGCCTACTGCACCTCCGCCTTATGAGGCACGATCTCCAAATTTTTCTTTTGTGCCAGATAAGGTTAGAAAAAAGATTCAAATGACCTTTCCTGTTTTCGAAACAGAAAATGGAGGACGAGTGCATGCGCCCGTAGATTACAATCAATTAAAAGAATTGGCTGAATCAGTCCGCAAATATGGAGTTAATGCAAATTTTACTTTGGTGCAATTAGATAGACTTGCCAATAATGCTTTAACTCCTGTTGGTTGGCCAATGGTGGCAAAGGCTGCCCTTCCAAATATGGGTCAGTACATGGAATGGA GCCTCTGGTTTGAGGCTACCCAAACACAGGCTCGAGCAAATGCCTATGCTCTTACCCCTGAACAGAGAGATTGGACCTTTGATCTGTTGACAGGCCAAGGACGCTTTACTGCGGACCAAACAAATTATCATTGGGGAGCTTATGTTCAAATTTCTCAAACGGCCATTAAGGCCTGGAAGGCGTTATCTcgtaaaggagaggccaataggCAGCTTACAAAGATTGTACAAGGACCTCAAGAgtcattttcagattttgtggccagaatgacggaGGCCGCAGGGCGCATTTTTGGAGATATAGAACAAGTTGAACCTTTTATTGAACAGCTGATATTTGAACAAGCTATTCAAGAATGTAGGGCAGCCATAGCCCCCAGAAAGAACAAGGGATTACAGGATTGGCTCAGAGTGTGCAGAGACCTCGGAGGACCGCTTACCAATGTGGGCCTAGCGGCTGCTATCCTCCAATCTCAAAAACGTCCTGCTGGTAAGACCAACCAGAGGACTTGCTATAACTGTGGCAAAcctagacatttt aaaaaagattgcaAAAATTCAAATAGGAGGGGGGAAACACCGACCCTCTGCAACCGTTGTGGCAAAGGATATCATAAAGCTAGTCAATGCCACTCGGTGAGAGATGTCCAGGGGAGACTCCTCCCACCCATCAACAATCAGACTACTGATAATAATCAGGCTGCTGACGCGCCAAAAAACGGGCCATCGGGCCCTCAGTCCCAGGGCCCTCAAAGATATGGGAACCAGTTTGTCAGAACCCAGGGGGGCAACAGAGACACAGCTCAGGACACTCCACAAGAGTGGACCTGCATGCTGACTCCGACTTCTTACTAA